In one window of Thermodesulfovibrionales bacterium DNA:
- the phaC gene encoding class III poly(R)-hydroxyalkanoic acid synthase subunit PhaC: MKTEIPTLDLNTVTAGLSELTRKLVKGAETLMEIDEIDVGTAPKDLVYEEDKLRLYHYRREGEASCNVPVLIVYALVNRQYMLDLQPDRSIVRNLLQHGIDLYIIDWGYPTKADMYLSMDDYINGYLDNCVDFIRKKTKSDKINIMGICQGGTFSAIYSALYPEKIKNLVTLVAPFDFSTNDGLLFCWSKHMNADAMAGAYRVIPGDILNAGFLMLMPFTLNIRKYVDMLHVLEDREKLLNFLRMEQWIFDSPGQAGECIRQFLRDCYQGNKLVKGELKVGDKVVNLKNITMPLLNIYASADHLVPPAATKPFNDLVGTSDKTLYEFKGGHIGVFVGSKSQKELAPAISDWLHKRQDKGESKQKPTAAEKAEARTPSAGSPMRMPETKPQQGKQGKGKELKKR; the protein is encoded by the coding sequence ATGAAGACAGAAATTCCGACCCTGGATCTGAACACCGTAACAGCAGGACTGTCAGAATTAACGAGAAAACTTGTCAAAGGGGCGGAGACCCTCATGGAGATAGACGAAATAGACGTCGGCACTGCCCCGAAGGATCTCGTTTACGAGGAGGACAAGCTCCGGCTCTACCACTACAGGCGTGAAGGAGAAGCCTCCTGCAACGTCCCGGTCCTCATCGTGTACGCCCTCGTGAACAGGCAGTACATGCTGGACCTGCAGCCGGACAGGAGTATCGTGCGGAACCTCCTGCAGCATGGGATCGACCTGTACATCATCGACTGGGGATATCCGACAAAGGCCGACATGTACCTCTCGATGGACGATTACATCAACGGATATCTGGACAATTGTGTCGACTTTATCAGGAAGAAGACGAAGAGCGACAAGATCAACATCATGGGCATCTGCCAGGGCGGAACCTTTTCCGCCATTTACTCGGCCCTCTATCCCGAGAAGATTAAGAACCTCGTGACCCTCGTGGCTCCCTTTGATTTCTCGACCAATGACGGCCTCCTCTTCTGCTGGTCAAAACATATGAACGCTGACGCAATGGCAGGGGCATACCGGGTCATACCGGGCGATATCCTGAACGCAGGATTCTTGATGCTCATGCCCTTCACCCTGAACATCAGAAAATATGTGGATATGCTCCATGTCCTCGAGGACAGGGAGAAGCTCCTTAACTTCCTGCGCATGGAGCAGTGGATCTTTGACAGCCCCGGCCAGGCAGGTGAATGTATTCGGCAATTCCTGAGGGACTGCTATCAGGGTAACAAGCTTGTGAAGGGCGAACTGAAGGTCGGCGACAAGGTTGTCAACCTCAAGAACATTACGATGCCCCTTCTGAACATTTATGCGAGCGCAGATCACCTCGTGCCTCCGGCCGCAACCAAACCCTTCAATGACCTCGTGGGAACGTCCGACAAGACCCTCTATGAATTCAAGGGAGGCCATATCGGCGTTTTTGTCGGCTCCAAGTCGCAGAAGGAGCTTGCGCCTGCAATATCAGATTGGCTGCATAAACGACAGGACAAGGGAGAGTCAAAACAGAAGCCGACGGCAGCTGAGAAGGCCGAAGCCAGGACACCGTCAGCCGGCAGTCCCATGCGTATGCCTGAGACAAAACCTCAACAGGGCAAGCAGGGAAAAGGAAAAGAACTCAAGAAGCGTTGA
- a CDS encoding SDR family oxidoreductase encodes MEIAGKKVVVTGGGRGMGKKFAVDLKKLGAVPFVVDVTQESLDALKKEEGISGKIVDVSKEKDVEAFFDGYVSENGAPDVLINNAGITSDALFIKKKGDEITKFPFSNWERVLGVNLTGVFLCAREAAFHMVKHGVKGVIINISSISRAGNLGQTNYSATKSAVDAMTVTWAKELSRYGVRTGAIAPGYINTEMVAKIKPEVLEKIIQNIPAGRLGEMEEISQAVQFIIRNDFFTGRVIEVDGGMRI; translated from the coding sequence ATGGAGATTGCGGGGAAGAAGGTCGTTGTAACAGGCGGAGGACGCGGAATGGGCAAGAAGTTTGCGGTCGATCTGAAGAAGCTTGGAGCGGTGCCCTTTGTCGTCGATGTGACTCAGGAGAGCCTCGATGCCCTGAAGAAAGAGGAGGGGATTTCCGGCAAGATCGTTGACGTATCAAAGGAGAAGGACGTCGAAGCGTTCTTTGACGGGTATGTCTCGGAAAACGGGGCCCCCGACGTACTGATCAACAACGCCGGCATCACATCAGACGCCCTCTTCATCAAGAAGAAGGGGGATGAGATAACGAAGTTCCCCTTTTCGAACTGGGAACGGGTCCTCGGCGTCAATCTGACGGGAGTTTTCCTCTGCGCCCGGGAGGCGGCATTCCATATGGTGAAGCATGGTGTGAAGGGAGTCATCATCAACATCTCTTCAATAAGTCGGGCAGGGAATCTCGGCCAGACCAACTACTCTGCGACGAAGTCGGCTGTTGACGCCATGACTGTGACGTGGGCAAAGGAGCTTTCGAGATACGGGGTACGGACCGGCGCGATCGCTCCGGGCTATATCAACACCGAGATGGTGGCGAAGATCAAGCCCGAGGTCCTTGAGAAGATCATCCAGAACATCCCCGCGGGCAGATTGGGTGAGATGGAAGAGATCTCCCAGGCAGTGCAGTTCATCATCAGGAACGATTTCTTCACGGGCAGGGTGATCGAGGTCGACGGAGGGATGAGGATTTGA
- a CDS encoding acetyl-CoA C-acetyltransferase, with protein sequence MEAYIVGGVRTAIGRFDGALAPLDAIELGSVVIRELVRRAAIEVEEVDEVIMGNVIQAGLGQNPARQSAVNAGLPEHVPSFTVNKVCGSGLKSVALAGQAIASGAEKVVIAGGMESMTNAPYVTKAMRWGQRLGNAEMVDTLINDSLWDKFYDCHMGITAENIALKYHVTREEQDEFAAHSQNKTEEAIKDGKFKDEIVPVMVKQPKGEDKIFDTDEHPRFGTTVESLAKLKPAFKSGGTITAGNASGINDGAGAVLVVSKEMMEGLKPQWAFRIVASQAAALDPAYMGLGPINACKALLKKAKLAVDDIDLVEVNEAFAAQSIQVNREMGWNLDKVNVLGGAIAIGHPVGASGTRILVTLLYEMGRRNVTLGLASLCIGGGQGIGMILERVK encoded by the coding sequence ATGGAAGCATATATCGTCGGAGGCGTGAGAACGGCAATCGGGAGGTTTGATGGGGCCTTGGCCCCGTTGGATGCGATTGAACTCGGTTCGGTCGTCATAAGGGAACTTGTCAGGCGGGCCGCTATCGAAGTGGAGGAAGTGGATGAGGTCATCATGGGTAACGTCATCCAGGCCGGGCTGGGACAGAACCCTGCGCGACAGTCGGCGGTTAACGCCGGCCTCCCTGAGCATGTGCCTTCCTTCACGGTGAACAAGGTCTGCGGATCAGGACTGAAGTCCGTTGCCCTTGCGGGACAGGCAATAGCGTCGGGTGCGGAGAAGGTCGTCATCGCAGGAGGCATGGAGAGTATGACGAATGCTCCCTATGTAACAAAGGCCATGAGATGGGGACAGCGCCTCGGCAACGCCGAGATGGTCGACACGCTCATCAATGACTCTCTCTGGGACAAGTTCTATGACTGTCATATGGGGATCACTGCCGAGAACATTGCGCTCAAGTACCATGTCACGAGAGAGGAGCAGGACGAATTTGCGGCCCATTCCCAAAACAAGACGGAAGAGGCGATCAAGGATGGCAAGTTCAAGGACGAGATCGTGCCTGTCATGGTGAAGCAGCCGAAGGGCGAAGACAAGATATTCGACACCGACGAACATCCCCGTTTTGGGACGACCGTCGAGAGCCTTGCGAAACTGAAACCGGCCTTTAAGAGCGGCGGAACAATAACAGCAGGAAACGCATCGGGGATCAATGATGGAGCAGGCGCAGTGCTCGTTGTGTCGAAAGAGATGATGGAGGGGTTGAAGCCGCAGTGGGCATTCAGGATCGTTGCGTCCCAGGCAGCGGCCCTTGACCCGGCTTACATGGGACTGGGGCCGATAAACGCCTGCAAGGCGCTTCTTAAAAAGGCAAAGCTTGCCGTTGATGACATAGACCTCGTAGAGGTGAACGAGGCCTTTGCCGCGCAATCGATCCAGGTGAACCGGGAGATGGGCTGGAACCTGGACAAGGTGAATGTCCTCGGCGGCGCCATCGCGATCGGACACCCTGTCGGGGCGAGCGGCACGAGGATTCTCGTCACGCTTCTCTACGAGATGGGCAGGAGGAATGTGACCCTCGGGCTTGCGTCCCTCTGCATCGGGGGCGGACAGGGGATAGGGATGATCCTCGAAAGGGTGAAGTGA